The Geobacter metallireducens GS-15 region TTGGCGCGGCGGGTCGAACCAAAAGCGGCGATCTTCGCCTGGGAGAGCTTCTCCTTCTTGATGTCTTTGAAGAAGGCGACATCCTTGGGGTTGCTGCCGGGCCACCCCCCTTCAATGTAATGGATTCCGATCTCGTCAAGCCTATTGGCGATACGGATCTTGTCTTCAACGAGGAACGATATGTCCTCTGCCTGGGTGCCGTCACGAAGGGTGGTATCGTACAGTTTAACGAGACTCATTGATTCACCTTTGAAATGAAGTGTTAGATACGCGTATAGCGTTTAGCATGCCGGCGTTGCCGGACACTAGACGCTATACACGAATACGCTGAAGTTAATCTGAAGCTATTTGCCGGAAAGGCCGAATGCCTCGTGGAGCACCCTCACGGCGAGTTCCGTGTACTTGGCGTCAATAACGACAGACACCTTGATCTCGGAGGTGGAAATCATCTGAATATTGATTCCTTCATTTGCAAGGGTTTGGAACATCTTGGTGGCGACACCGGCATGGCTCCGCATGCCGACGCCGACGATGGAGACCTTGGAAATGCTTTCATCGGCCGACACGCCCGTTGCCTTGATCTCAGTGGCAATTTCCTTGGTGATGGCAAGTGCCTTTTTGAAGTCGGCCTTGGTGACAGTAAAAGTGAAATCGGTAAGATCGCCACCACTCACGTTCTGGACGATCATATCGACCGAGATATTGGCATCGGAAAGGGACGACAAAATCTTGGCGGCAATCCCCGGTTTGTCCGGCACGCCCAGTACGGCAATCTTAGCTTCATTCTTGTCGTAGGCGATACCCGAAACGAGTACAGCTTCCATGTCCTTATCCTCCTTGGTGACCATAGTCCCTTGATTGTCATTGAAACTTGAGCGGACATGTATGTCCACATTGTATTTCTTGGCAAATTCGACTGAACGAATCTGGAGCACTTTCGCTCCAAGGCTCGCCAGTTCCAGCATCTCGTCGTAGGAAATCTTATCGATCTTACGGGCGTCCTCACAGATGTTGGGGTCGGTGGTGTAGACACCGTCAACGTCGGTGTAGATCTCGCAGACATCGGCCTTCATGGCGGCAGCCATGGCCACGGCCGAGGTATCGGAACCGCCGCGCCCCAACGTGGTAACGTTGCCGTCCTTGTCTATCCCCTGGAAACCGGCCACGACAACGATAGTCCCGTCCTTGAGGTCAGCCCTCACCTTTGCGTCGGGAATCTCTTCAATGCGGGCCTTGCTGAAGACGCTGTCGGTAATGATCGGCACCTGCCAGCCATGGTAGGATTTTGCTTTGTATCCCATGGATTTGAGACACATGGCGAGAAGGGCGATGGATACCTGTTCGCCCGAGGCAACCAGAACGTCATACTCGCGGTTATCGGGAAACTCGCACACCTCATTGGCCAGGGCCACGAGCTTGTTGGTTTCGCCGGACATGGCCGAAACGACGACCACCATATCGTTGCCCGCGTCGTAGGTCTTGGCGACCCTCTTGGCAACATTGCGGATCCGTTCAATCGATCCCATTGAGGTGCCGCCGTATTTTTGGACCACCAGAGCCATCTACCGTTCCTCCTTTACGTATCGAGTCCTAATGAATACGCCGCTTCGCGTCGTCCCTTAATAGCAGGAATCCAAACGACGGTCAAAACATTTTTTTAATAATGCCTCATGGTTTGAGCCGTGCGAAATAAAGTCGATACGCCGCTCGGTATCGCTTAAATAATCAAATATAATATCAAGACGTTCCGTTAGGATATCAGAACCAAGCCGTTCGGCCCACTCGACGAGGCAGACTCCATTCCCATCGAAGTACTCGTCAAAACCGAGTTCTGCTGCATCATCGACGCCACCAAGACGGTAGAGATCGAAATGGTAAAGTCTGATTCGTCCCTGGTACTCATTCAGAAGGGTAAACGTAGGACTTGTAATGGGTACAGAGCTATCAATACCCAGACCGGAGGCTACCCCCCGTACAAACTGGGTCTTGCCTGCGCCCAACTCTCCGGTGAGGGCGATAAAACTCCCCGGCTCCAGCAGTCGCCCAAGCCGCTCACCCAGCCGGATAGTCTCTTCAACACTGTGCGAAGTAACTGAAACCACAACGCGCTACTTCACCATTGTTCTGATGAGGTCAATGCGGGAAACCATGCCGACGAGCCGTTTTCCCTCCACGACCGGCAAAGCATGGAGCTTCTTGCTGCTCATGATATCGGCCACCTCGCTCACGGGGGTATCCGGCGTTACCATCTCCGCAGTGTCGGTATAGAGATCCCCGACAGTCTGGCCGGTCATCTTCTGGAGTTCCTTTTCGAATTTTTTCTCGCTCTCAAGGTAAATAACCCAGTCGAAAAGAGAGATGACCGTAGGTATGTGAAGGCTTTTATCCTGTTCGATAAGGTCCGATTCAGTGACGATGCCGATGAGGTTGCCGCTCTCATCCACTACCGGTACGCTGCCGACCCGATGTTTCGTGAATATCTCCGCCAACTCCCTGATTGTGGTTTCCCTTTTGACCGACACGACATCAGTCGTCATTATATCTCGTACTTTCAACATATTAGCATCCTTTCTTTCAATTATAGGGTTAGCGTTTTGAATGCCCAGGGGAGTCTTTCCTGAACGTCGACGGCCGACATGCCGATTTCTCCCTTGTCGGCTGCCACCAAATCTGCGGCGTGACCATGAATGAACACGCCGAGCCGGCAGGCGTCAAAGGGTTCGTATCCCTGCCCCAAGAGAGATGCCAGGATGCCGGTAAGGACGTCACCCATCCCCCCCGACGCCATACCAGGGTTACCGCTCCCGTTGATGGCGACCCGTCCGTCCGGCGCAGCAATGACCGTACGGGCACCTTTCAGTATCATATACACGCCATTCTGTTCTGCAAACTCACGCGCCGCAGCAATCCGGTCTGCCTCGATAATCGCGGTGGAGGTGCCGGTAAGACGGGCCATTTCGCCCGGATGCGGGGTAAGGACGATGCAGTTGCTCCGTTTTCGCTGCAAGATGGCGGGGTCTTCGGACAGGGCGTTCAGACCATCGGCATCTATCACAAGAGGGGTCTCGATCTTGGTGACGAGATGGCGGATAAGGCGTGCAGTGTCTAAATGCCACGAGATGCCCGGCCCCAACGCGACGGCTGATTTGCCGCCAATGGCTTCGAGCAGTGCCGGCGCAGAATCCTGCACCAAGCGTCCGGCACCGCCATCGGGAAGTGGCAGGGTCATGGCCTCGGTGGTTTTCATTTCCAGAATGGCGTTGAGGCGTTCGGGAACCGCCAAAGTCACCAGTCCCGAGCCGGCACGAACCGCACTGTTTGCAGCCATGGCAGCGGCACCGGTTTTGCCGGTGGAGCCGGCAACAACAAGACAATGGCCGAAGCTCCCCTTATGGGCGCGACGATCCCGAGGACGAACCAGACGACAAGCCGTCCCATGGTCGACAAAATCGTACCCTTCGGCATCAGCGGCAACCTGAAGAGGGATGCCGATATCAACTACACGGAGATCGCCACAGAGCTCGGCACCGGGATAAAGGACATGGCCAAGCTTGGCAAGGGCAAAGGTAACGGTTACATCAGCCTTGACCGCGACGCCGAGAGTCCGACCGGTCCCTGCGTCTATCCCCGAGGGAATATCAACGGCCACGACCGGTTTTCCCGCAGCGTTCAGAAGGTTAATCGCCTCGGCAAAGCTACCCTGAACCTCACTCTTGAGACCCGTGCCGAAGAGGGCGTCTACGATCACCGATGCCCGTTCCAGGTGGGGGGCAAAAGGAGCGAGCCCTGCCGGAGGAGGCGAAAACATGACGGTTTCTGGATCAAGGCGATCCAGGTTAACCTTGGCATCACCGGCAATCTCTTCGCGCAGGGCAAGGACGACGGTCTGAACTTCCCACCCTTCCTGCTGCAGAAGCCTGGCAATTACATATCCGTCGCCACCGTTGTTCCCCTTGCCGGCAACAACGAGCACCATCCGTCCCGCAGCCGGTCCGAATCGTTCAATAATGGCCGCAGCGCACCCCTGGCCGGCATTTTCCATGAGGTCAATGCCCGGTATGCCGAATTCCTCGATGGAGCGACGGTCCATCCGCTGCATGGTTTCGCCGGTAACAACCTTCATACCCGCTCCAGAACCACCATGGCGACGGCAAAATTCCCGTCATGGGAAAGGGATACAAATGTCTTCGAGAGATTCATATCAGCGAATAGCTGTTGTGCCTTGCCGTAAAGTCGCAGGTCCGGCTTGCCGAGGGAGTCGTTGACAACCTCCACGTCATGCCAGGTCAATCCTTCGCGAAGCCCGAGGCCGCACGCCTTGAGAAAGGCCTCCTTGGCTGCGAAACGAAGGGCATAGTGCTGGGCACTGTGGGCCTTTCCCGCACAGTATTCTTGCTCATGAATGGTGAACAGGCGCTCGAACAGACGCGTATTCCTCTCTTCCAGAAAACGCTCGAAGCGGGTTATGTCGACGATATCAATGCCGGTGCCGAAAATCACGGATACCTCAGGCGTACTTGATGAGATCCACCATGTCGCGCACTGCCCGGTCGAGTCCCACAAGGACCGCCCGGGAGATGATGGAATGGCCGATGTTATACTCCTCGATGCCCCCCAGGGCCGCAACCTTCCTGATGTTGGTGTAATTAAGGCCATGACCGGCATTGATACCGAGACCGAGCTTGGCGCCAAGCTTAATGGCGTTCCCAATCCGCTCCAACTCATCCTGCTCGGACTTCCAATCCTTTGCGTCGGCAAAGGCCCCGGTGTGTATCTCGATGTAGTCGGATCCAACCTTGCTGGAAGCCTTCACCTGGTCGGGGTCGGGATCGACAAAGAGGCTCACCGCGATGCCGCCATTCTGGAGCCTTTCCACCGCTTCAGCAATCCCCTGCATGGCAATTCGCACATCCAGTCCACCTTCGGTAGTGAGCTCCTGACGCTTTTCGGGAACGAGAGTGCACATGTCGGGCTTTACGGAGAGGGCTATGGCAACCATCTCTGCCGTTGCCGCCATCTCCAGATTGAGCTTGGTCTTCACGGTTTGGCGAAGGAGTTTCAGGTCCCGGTCCTGGATATGACGGCGGTCTTCCCGCAGGTGAATGGTAATCCCGTCGGCTCCGGCCAACTCCGCCAGAGCGGCGGCAGCCACGGGATCGGGTTCCACTCCTCCCCTCGCCTGCCTGATTGTTGCCACGTGGTCAATATTTACGCCAAGCTTTGCCACCTACTTCCCTCCGATCTTCTTCTCAACCAGGTCGGCAATCTCCTTGGCCCACCCGGTAATCTGGTATTTGTCCTGACCTTCCAGCATGATCCGCAACAGCGGCTCAGTGCCGGAATAGCGGATGAGGATGCGCCCCTCGTCCTTCAGTTTATCTTCTACCCCCCGGATGAGTGCAGCCACCTCGGGGATCGTCATGATATCCTTTTTCTCGGTAACCCGCACATTGACGAGGACCTGGGGAAGCGGAATCATCACCTCGGCCAGCTCGGAGAGAGTCTTGCCGCTTCGACGCATGATGGCGAGGACCTGGAGGGCGGAGAGCATCCCGTCCCCCGTGGTGTTGTGATCAAGGAAGATCATGTGCCCTGACTGCTCGCCGCCGAGGTTGTAGCCTCCCTTCAGCATCTCCTCCACCACGTAGCGGTCCCCGACTGCCGTCTTGATCACCTTCCCGCCAGCCTTTTTCACGGCTATGTCGAGCCCCATATTGCTCATAACCGTTGCCACGAGGGTATTCTTGCGGAGTTTCTTATGTTTGAGCATATCTGTGGCGCAGATGGCCATGATGTGGTCGCCGTCCACCTCGTTGCCGAATTCGTCCACAAAAATGACCCGGTCGGCGTCGCCGTCAAGGGCTATGCCCAGATCGGCCCGGTGCTCCTTGACTGCCTCGCTGATCACCTCGGGGTGAAGCGATCCGAAGCCGGCATTGATGTTAGTGCCGTTGGGCTTGATGCCGTAGGGAATGACCTCCGCCCCAAGCTCCTCCAGGACTGCCGGCGCCACCTTGTAGGCGGCACCGTTGGCGCAGTCGAGGACGATCTTCATCCCCGTGAGATCAAGCTCCTTGGGGAAGGTGTTCTTGAGAAAGACCACATAGCGCCCCACCGCATCGTCGATCCGGTAGGCCTTCCCCACCTCGGTGGCAATGGGGCGCAGGGAATCGATCTTCTTGGAAAAGATCAGCTCCTCGATCTTGAGTTCCATCTCATCGGGGAGCTTGAAACCATCCCGGGAGAAGAACTTGATGCCGTTATCCTGAAAAGCGTTGTGGGATGCCGAGATGACCACTCCCGCGTCAGCCCGCATGGACGAGGTGATATTGGCAATGCCCGGGGTTGGCAGTGGCCCTACCACGAGTACGTCTACTCCCATGGAACAGATACCGGCCACCAGGGCGTTCTCCAGCATGTAACCGGAAAGGCGGGTATCCTTGCCAATGACGATCCGGTGCCGCCGGTTGCCGTTCTTGAACAGATAGGCTGCGGCACGGCCGATCTGCATGGCCATTTCCGTCGTCATGGGATAAACGTTCGCCACGCCGCGAACGCCATCAGTACCGAAAAGCTTCTTCATATAACAACTCCTGGATAGCGAAATTACGGTTTCTGGACTGTTTTGGAACGGATCAGCCTTACTTCAACCGTTGCAGGAAAAAGACGGGTGATTGTTGCTTCCCGAGGGAGACCGAGCCTGCGTTCAAGACCCGTGAACAGCGTGGTTCCCTCGCCCACCCCCCGTGCGTCGAGCGGAATGATAATCCTTTCACTACGGAGCTTCAATAAAAGAATTTTCGGCCCGGCAACGGTTACTGAGGCCTCCGTGGGAACGGCGCTAGCCACAGAAAAGCCGGGAGGTAGGTTGCGCAGTTCCAGGGGCACCGTAAGTTCCAGTTCGGCGGTGCGTCCTCCGGATACGCCACCCCATACGATCACTGCCAGAATGAGGGAAAGAAGCTTGAGGTCCCAGTTGGTTGAGAAATTGTTCCAGTTCATGACGACAGCCATTGGGGCTCTATGAGCCGTTTGAGAGCTTTACGGAGACTACCCCCATCGGGCATGGGCATAAGTTTGCCACCGATAACCACAGACATCTGGCCTGTCTCCTCGGAAACCACGAGGGCCACGGCATCAACCACTTCAGTAAGCCCCAAGGCTGCCCGGTGTCGGGTGCCAAGGCTCTTGCTGATGGCCGGGTTCTGGGAGAGGGGGAGAAAACAGCCGGCCTTTGTCAGTTTACCACGCTGGATAACGACAGCACCGTCATGGATGGGCGAATAGGGGAGAAAAATAGAGGTTAGAATCTCGCTCGTTATCTTTGCATCGATCTCGGTTCCGGTCTGGAGGTGGGCCGAGACTCCCATCTCACGTTCGATCACGATAAGAGCACCATGCCGGCGGGCTGAAAGATCAGCCAGCGCCGTTGTAAGGCCGTCGATGGCCTCAGAGGCCTCTTCAACCTCATAATCCCTTTCCTTGCCACTCCTTCCCAGGCTGACCAGCGCACGACGCAGGTCATGCTGGAACACAATGACGAGTATGATGATGAAGGAGCCGAACAGAGACCTCAAAATCCAGTGAAGTGTGTCAAGGCCGACAAGACTGGTAAGAAAGTAAAGTGTGCCGAGAATGGCAAGAATGAGAAGAAGGCGTGCGGCTACCTTCCCCTTCAGGAGAAGGATAACCCGGTAGATAATGAAGGTGACGAGCGTGATGTCTACCAGATCTCGCCACCCGAAAAGCTGAAGGGAATCGGGCATCGTAGGCACCAGGCCGCTGGAAGTTCGGCGGCGTTACAAACACGGAAAGCTCGTTCAGTGAATCAATACGCGTGGGGGTGAAGCACGGCATGGGCCATATCCGCCACGTCGCGCATCTCACGTACTTCGTGGACCCGAATGATGGAGGCACCGTTGGCGACTGCAAGGGCCACCGTTGCCGCTGTGCCGAACAGGCGTTCATCCACGTTGCGGCCGAGAATGGTACCGATAAACGACTTGCGAGAGGTTCCCACAAGTATGGGGAGTTGGAGACTGGCAACATCCCGAAGTTGCCTCAGTATCTCGAGGTTGCCCTGAACGCTCTTGGCGAAGCCAATTCCCGGATCAACAACAATCCGTTCCTTGGAAACTCCAGCGGCTTCCGCAATCAACACGGACTGACGAAGGAAATCAATCACCTCGGCGATCAGGTTGCCATAAGCGGTATCCCTTTGCATGGTGTCGGGTCTGCCGCGGGTATGCATCACCACCAGCCCGGCATCGGCTTCCGCCACTGTGGCAGCCATGGCCGGGTCAAAGGTAAGGCCGCTTATGTCGTTCACGATTTCGGCGCCGACGCGGAGCGCCTCACGAGCCACAACAGCCTTGTAGGTATCCACCGAAATCGGCACCGGAATGCGTCCTGCAAGCCGTTCGACCAGAGGAATGACCCGCCGAAGTTCCTCATCGGCATCCACCGGTGCAATATTGGGGCGGGTGCTCTCCCCCCCGATATCGACGATGTCCGCCCCCTGTTCAACCATTTGGTGAGCGCGCTCTTCCGCACGGTCAAGATCAAGGTAGCGGCTGCCGTCGGAAAAGGAGTCAGGGGTTACGTTCAGGATCCCCATGATGCAGGGACGCCGGGAGAGGTCAAGAGACCGCTTCGCTAGCCTCCAGAAAGACGGAACCACGATTTCATCGGATTTTCCCATCAGGAGGCAGGAATTTCCTCGGAAGCCGGAACCGTTCCCCTGACGGACCTGACGATCTGCTCCACTTCGTCGCCAGTCAGGTTTTCCTTCTCAATAAGCTCCAGGGAAAGCTTGTGGAGAATATCGATGTTGTCCCTGAGAAGCGTGGTTACGCGGCTGTAACTATCTTCGACGATCTTGCGGATCTCGCCGTCGATCTCCACGGCTGTGGCCTCGCTGTAGTTCTTGTGCATGGACATGTCGCGGCCCAGGAAGATCGACTCCTCCTTCTTGCCGAAGGACACGGGGCCCATCTTGTCGCTCATGCCCCATTCGCAGACCATCTTGCGGGCAAGATCCGTGGCCCGCTCGATATCGTTGCCCGCACCGGTGGTGAGGCTTCCAAAGATGATGTCCTCTGCGGCACGCCCCCCCATGAGAACGGCGATGCGATTGAGGAGTGCTTCCTTCGAGTAGCTGTGCTTGTCCTCGCTGGGGAGCTGCATGGTGATTCCCAAGGCCCGGCCGCGGGGGATGATGGAAACCTTGTGAACAGGATCGGAACCGGGGATGAGCTTTGCCACCAGGGTATGGCCCGCCTCGTGGTAGGCGGTGTTCTTCTTTTCGTCCTCGGAGATGACCATGCTCCGGCGCTCGACCCCCATGAGGACCTTGTCCTTGGCATCGTCGAAATCCTGCATATCCACAACACTCTTGTCCTTGCGCGCAGCAAGAAGCGCTGCCTCGTTCACCACGTTGGCCAGATCGGCGCCCGAAAAACCGGGGGTTCCGCGGGCAATGACATCGAGATTGACGTTGGGCCCCAGGGGGGTCTTTTTGGTATGAACCTTGAGGATCATCTCCCGCCCCTTCACGTCGGGCTGGGGAACAACGACCTGGCGGTCGAAGCGGCCGGGACGAAGGAGAGCCGGGTCGAGAACGTCGGGACGGTTGGTTGCGGCGATCAGAATGACACCCTCGTTGGACTCGAAACCGTCCATTTCAACCAGAAGCTGGTTAAGGGTCTGTTCGCGCTCATCATGTCCGCCGCCGAGTCCTGCCCCGCGGTGGCGGCCGACAGCGTCGATCTCGTCGATGAAGATGATGCATGGGGCATTCTTCTTCCCCTGGACGAAGAGGTCACGGACTCGGGATGCACCGACCCCCACGAACATCTCGACAAAGTCGGAACCGGAGATGGAGAAGAAGGGAACGCCCGCCTCGCCGGCCACGGCACGGGCCAGGAGGGTTTTGCCGGTTCCCGGAGGGCCAACCAGGAGCACACCTTTGGGGATACGACCGCCGAGCTTGGTAAACTTCTTCGGATCCTTCAGGAACTGGATAATCTCCTCCAGTTCTTCCTTGGCCTCGTCGACGCCTGCCACGTCCTCGAAGGTGATCCGTCCTTGGGCCTCGGTAAGGAGCTTAGCCCGGCTCTTGCCGAAGGCCATGGCCTTGCCGCCACCCCCCTGCATCTGACGCATGAAGAATATCCAGACACCCACCAGAAAAAGAAGCGGGAACCAGGAGATGAAGATGGAGAACCAGGAAACCTTCTCTTCCTCCGGCTTGGCTGAAATGCTGATCTTCTTCTCGAGAAGCTTGTCCGAGAGCGTGGCGTCCAAGGGCTTGTAGCTTCTGAACTCCTTGCCGTCGGCAAACTTGCCGATAATTTCATTTCCCTGAATGGTTACCGCATTCACCTTGCCCGCGTCGACGGCGGTGATGAAGTCGCTGTAGCTCAACCGCTCAGAGGTGGTGCGCGGTTTATTGAACAGGTTAAAGAGAAGAATCATCATCAAGCTGATCACAAGCCAGAGCGCCAGGTTTTTGTAGAACTGGTTCAAGGATAACCCCCGTGGATGTGTCCTACGGCCTTTCGGCCATTGTATGTGCGATGTATC contains the following coding sequences:
- a CDS encoding aspartate kinase — translated: MALVVQKYGGTSMGSIERIRNVAKRVAKTYDAGNDMVVVVSAMSGETNKLVALANEVCEFPDNREYDVLVASGEQVSIALLAMCLKSMGYKAKSYHGWQVPIITDSVFSKARIEEIPDAKVRADLKDGTIVVVAGFQGIDKDGNVTTLGRGGSDTSAVAMAAAMKADVCEIYTDVDGVYTTDPNICEDARKIDKISYDEMLELASLGAKVLQIRSVEFAKKYNVDIHVRSSFNDNQGTMVTKEDKDMEAVLVSGIAYDKNEAKIAVLGVPDKPGIAAKILSSLSDANISVDMIVQNVSGGDLTDFTFTVTKADFKKALAITKEIATEIKATGVSADESISKVSIVGVGMRSHAGVATKMFQTLANEGINIQMISTSEIKVSVVIDAKYTELAVRVLHEAFGLSGK
- the tsaE gene encoding tRNA (adenosine(37)-N6)-threonylcarbamoyltransferase complex ATPase subunit type 1 TsaE, producing the protein MVSVTSHSVEETIRLGERLGRLLEPGSFIALTGELGAGKTQFVRGVASGLGIDSSVPITSPTFTLLNEYQGRIRLYHFDLYRLGGVDDAAELGFDEYFDGNGVCLVEWAERLGSDILTERLDIIFDYLSDTERRIDFISHGSNHEALLKKCFDRRLDSCY
- a CDS encoding CBS domain-containing protein; protein product: MLKVRDIMTTDVVSVKRETTIRELAEIFTKHRVGSVPVVDESGNLIGIVTESDLIEQDKSLHIPTVISLFDWVIYLESEKKFEKELQKMTGQTVGDLYTDTAEMVTPDTPVSEVADIMSSKKLHALPVVEGKRLVGMVSRIDLIRTMVK
- a CDS encoding bifunctional ADP-dependent NAD(P)H-hydrate dehydratase/NAD(P)H-hydrate epimerase gives rise to the protein MKVVTGETMQRMDRRSIEEFGIPGIDLMENAGQGCAAAIIERFGPAAGRMVLVVAGKGNNGGDGYVIARLLQQEGWEVQTVVLALREEIAGDAKVNLDRLDPETVMFSPPPAGLAPFAPHLERASVIVDALFGTGLKSEVQGSFAEAINLLNAAGKPVVAVDIPSGIDAGTGRTLGVAVKADVTVTFALAKLGHVLYPGAELCGDLRVVDIGIPLQVAADAEGYDFVDHGTACRLVRPRDRRAHKGSFGHCLVVAGSTGKTGAAAMAANSAVRAGSGLVTLAVPERLNAILEMKTTEAMTLPLPDGGAGRLVQDSAPALLEAIGGKSAVALGPGISWHLDTARLIRHLVTKIETPLVIDADGLNALSEDPAILQRKRSNCIVLTPHPGEMARLTGTSTAIIEADRIAAAREFAEQNGVYMILKGARTVIAAPDGRVAINGSGNPGMASGGMGDVLTGILASLLGQGYEPFDACRLGVFIHGHAADLVAADKGEIGMSAVDVQERLPWAFKTLTL
- a CDS encoding holo-[acyl-carrier-protein] synthase, which codes for MIFGTGIDIVDITRFERFLEERNTRLFERLFTIHEQEYCAGKAHSAQHYALRFAAKEAFLKACGLGLREGLTWHDVEVVNDSLGKPDLRLYGKAQQLFADMNLSKTFVSLSHDGNFAVAMVVLERV
- a CDS encoding pyridoxine 5'-phosphate synthase — its product is MAKLGVNIDHVATIRQARGGVEPDPVAAAALAELAGADGITIHLREDRRHIQDRDLKLLRQTVKTKLNLEMAATAEMVAIALSVKPDMCTLVPEKRQELTTEGGLDVRIAMQGIAEAVERLQNGGIAVSLFVDPDPDQVKASSKVGSDYIEIHTGAFADAKDWKSEQDELERIGNAIKLGAKLGLGINAGHGLNYTNIRKVAALGGIEEYNIGHSIISRAVLVGLDRAVRDMVDLIKYA
- the glmM gene encoding phosphoglucosamine mutase, producing MKKLFGTDGVRGVANVYPMTTEMAMQIGRAAAYLFKNGNRRHRIVIGKDTRLSGYMLENALVAGICSMGVDVLVVGPLPTPGIANITSSMRADAGVVISASHNAFQDNGIKFFSRDGFKLPDEMELKIEELIFSKKIDSLRPIATEVGKAYRIDDAVGRYVVFLKNTFPKELDLTGMKIVLDCANGAAYKVAPAVLEELGAEVIPYGIKPNGTNINAGFGSLHPEVISEAVKEHRADLGIALDGDADRVIFVDEFGNEVDGDHIMAICATDMLKHKKLRKNTLVATVMSNMGLDIAVKKAGGKVIKTAVGDRYVVEEMLKGGYNLGGEQSGHMIFLDHNTTGDGMLSALQVLAIMRRSGKTLSELAEVMIPLPQVLVNVRVTEKKDIMTIPEVAALIRGVEDKLKDEGRILIRYSGTEPLLRIMLEGQDKYQITGWAKEIADLVEKKIGGK
- a CDS encoding CdaR family protein; translated protein: MNWNNFSTNWDLKLLSLILAVIVWGGVSGGRTAELELTVPLELRNLPPGFSVASAVPTEASVTVAGPKILLLKLRSERIIIPLDARGVGEGTTLFTGLERRLGLPREATITRLFPATVEVRLIRSKTVQKP
- the cdaA gene encoding diadenylate cyclase CdaA, with the translated sequence MPDSLQLFGWRDLVDITLVTFIIYRVILLLKGKVAARLLLILAILGTLYFLTSLVGLDTLHWILRSLFGSFIIILVIVFQHDLRRALVSLGRSGKERDYEVEEASEAIDGLTTALADLSARRHGALIVIEREMGVSAHLQTGTEIDAKITSEILTSIFLPYSPIHDGAVVIQRGKLTKAGCFLPLSQNPAISKSLGTRHRAALGLTEVVDAVALVVSEETGQMSVVIGGKLMPMPDGGSLRKALKRLIEPQWLSS
- the folP gene encoding dihydropteroate synthase, with protein sequence MGKSDEIVVPSFWRLAKRSLDLSRRPCIMGILNVTPDSFSDGSRYLDLDRAEERAHQMVEQGADIVDIGGESTRPNIAPVDADEELRRVIPLVERLAGRIPVPISVDTYKAVVAREALRVGAEIVNDISGLTFDPAMAATVAEADAGLVVMHTRGRPDTMQRDTAYGNLIAEVIDFLRQSVLIAEAAGVSKERIVVDPGIGFAKSVQGNLEILRQLRDVASLQLPILVGTSRKSFIGTILGRNVDERLFGTAATVALAVANGASIIRVHEVREMRDVADMAHAVLHPHAY
- the ftsH gene encoding ATP-dependent zinc metalloprotease FtsH, which translates into the protein MNQFYKNLALWLVISLMMILLFNLFNKPRTTSERLSYSDFITAVDAGKVNAVTIQGNEIIGKFADGKEFRSYKPLDATLSDKLLEKKISISAKPEEEKVSWFSIFISWFPLLFLVGVWIFFMRQMQGGGGKAMAFGKSRAKLLTEAQGRITFEDVAGVDEAKEELEEIIQFLKDPKKFTKLGGRIPKGVLLVGPPGTGKTLLARAVAGEAGVPFFSISGSDFVEMFVGVGASRVRDLFVQGKKNAPCIIFIDEIDAVGRHRGAGLGGGHDEREQTLNQLLVEMDGFESNEGVILIAATNRPDVLDPALLRPGRFDRQVVVPQPDVKGREMILKVHTKKTPLGPNVNLDVIARGTPGFSGADLANVVNEAALLAARKDKSVVDMQDFDDAKDKVLMGVERRSMVISEDEKKNTAYHEAGHTLVAKLIPGSDPVHKVSIIPRGRALGITMQLPSEDKHSYSKEALLNRIAVLMGGRAAEDIIFGSLTTGAGNDIERATDLARKMVCEWGMSDKMGPVSFGKKEESIFLGRDMSMHKNYSEATAVEIDGEIRKIVEDSYSRVTTLLRDNIDILHKLSLELIEKENLTGDEVEQIVRSVRGTVPASEEIPAS